A single region of the Bacteroides luhongzhouii genome encodes:
- a CDS encoding MFS transporter produces the protein MTQEKKNGKIIAIITMIFLFGMISFVTNLAAPMGIVLKNQFDVSNALGMLGNFGNFIAYAVMGIPSGILLQRVGYKKTALIAVAIGFIGVGIQFLSGHSSPEMAFAVYLIGAFVAGFSMCLLNTVVNPMLNKLGGEGNKGNQLIQVGGSFNSVMATITPMFVGILIAGSIEKATISQIFPVMYTAMAVFAFAFFVLLFVQIPEPNANAATEPIGKLMKGALKFRHFILGAIAIFVYVGIEVGVPGTLNLFLTDPIEKGGAGIASTISGFVAGTYWFLMLIGRLAGASLGAKISSKAMLTFTSALGLILVFLAIFSSTGTLVNLPVLQQSATGGLSFGFAEVPINAMYLVLVGLCTSIMWGGIFNLAVEGLGKYLAAASGLFMVLVCGGGILPVIQGWVADIAGFMPSYWVIIAALAYLLFYGLVGCKNVNKDIPVE, from the coding sequence ATGACACAAGAAAAAAAGAACGGTAAAATCATTGCAATCATTACGATGATTTTCCTTTTCGGTATGATTTCATTTGTTACCAACCTCGCTGCTCCTATGGGTATCGTGTTGAAAAACCAGTTCGACGTATCAAACGCATTAGGTATGCTGGGAAACTTCGGAAACTTTATTGCTTATGCAGTAATGGGTATTCCGAGCGGTATCCTGTTACAACGCGTAGGCTATAAGAAAACAGCACTTATCGCAGTAGCTATCGGTTTCATTGGCGTAGGTATCCAATTCTTATCCGGTCATTCAAGCCCGGAAATGGCATTTGCCGTTTATTTGATTGGTGCGTTCGTAGCTGGTTTCTCTATGTGTTTGCTTAACACTGTTGTAAACCCGATGTTGAACAAACTGGGTGGCGAAGGTAACAAAGGTAACCAGCTTATCCAGGTAGGTGGATCTTTCAACTCTGTAATGGCTACCATTACTCCGATGTTTGTAGGTATCCTGATCGCCGGATCTATCGAAAAAGCGACTATTTCTCAAATATTCCCTGTGATGTACACTGCTATGGCTGTGTTCGCTTTCGCATTCTTCGTTCTTTTGTTTGTACAAATCCCCGAACCCAATGCCAATGCTGCAACAGAACCTATCGGTAAATTGATGAAGGGTGCTTTAAAGTTCCGTCATTTCATCTTGGGAGCTATTGCAATCTTTGTATATGTAGGTATTGAAGTAGGTGTACCGGGTACGTTGAATCTATTCCTGACAGACCCAATAGAAAAAGGAGGAGCAGGTATCGCTTCTACGATTTCAGGTTTCGTGGCAGGAACTTATTGGTTCTTAATGTTGATCGGTCGTCTGGCCGGCGCATCACTCGGTGCTAAAATCTCCAGTAAAGCGATGCTTACGTTTACATCTGCGCTGGGTTTGATTTTAGTATTCCTCGCTATCTTCTCTTCTACAGGAACATTGGTTAACCTGCCTGTACTTCAACAGAGTGCTACCGGAGGTTTATCATTCGGTTTTGCAGAAGTACCTATCAACGCTATGTATTTGGTATTAGTAGGTCTTTGTACTTCTATCATGTGGGGTGGTATCTTCAACCTTGCAGTAGAGGGATTAGGAAAATATTTGGCTGCTGCTTCCGGTCTGTTTATGGTATTGGTTTGTGGTGGAGGTATCCTGCCTGTTATTCAAGGTTGGGTGGCTGACATCGCTGGTTTCATGCCTAGCTACTGGGTTATCATTGCCGCACTTGCTTACCTGCTGTTCTACGGCCTGGTAGGTTGCAAAAATGTGAACAAGGATATTCCTGTGGAATAA
- a CDS encoding aldose epimerase family protein translates to MNNTFPTEGNLSGLSRKDFQKDINDKKTDLFILKNAKGMEVAVTNYGCAILSIMVPDKNGKYANVILGHDSIDHVINSPEPFLSTTIGRYGNRIAKGKFTLFGEEHELTINNGPNSLHGGPTGFHARVWDAIQLDESTVQFNYISADGEEGFPGNLEVEMTYRLENEVNALTIEYRATTDKATVVNLTNHGFFNLAGISTPTPTVNDHIVTINADFYTPIDEVSIPTGEIAKVEGTPMDFRTPHTVGERINDKFQQLIFGAGYDHCYVLNKIENGSLDLAATCKDPKSGRIMEVYTTEAGVQLYTGNWLNGFEGAHGATFPARSAICFEAQCFPDTPNKPHFPSATLLPGDEYQQITVYKFTVEE, encoded by the coding sequence ATGAATAACACATTCCCAACAGAAGGGAATCTATCAGGGCTCAGCCGGAAAGATTTCCAAAAGGATATAAATGATAAGAAAACCGATTTATTTATCCTCAAAAACGCAAAGGGAATGGAAGTAGCTGTAACAAATTACGGATGCGCCATTCTTTCTATTATGGTACCGGACAAAAACGGTAAGTATGCCAATGTAATCCTCGGACACGACAGCATCGACCACGTCATCAACAGCCCGGAACCTTTCCTAAGCACTACTATCGGACGCTACGGCAACCGCATCGCCAAAGGAAAATTCACTCTGTTCGGCGAAGAACATGAACTCACAATCAACAACGGACCTAACTCCCTGCATGGAGGACCTACCGGTTTCCACGCTCGTGTATGGGACGCTATACAACTTGACGAGAGCACAGTGCAATTCAACTATATTTCTGCTGATGGAGAAGAAGGATTCCCCGGCAACCTGGAAGTAGAAATGACCTACCGCCTGGAAAACGAAGTAAATGCACTGACTATCGAATACCGCGCAACAACCGACAAAGCCACAGTCGTTAATCTGACTAACCACGGTTTCTTCAATCTCGCCGGTATCTCCACTCCTACTCCTACCGTCAACGACCACATCGTTACTATCAACGCTGATTTCTATACGCCTATCGATGAAGTTTCTATCCCAACGGGCGAAATTGCCAAAGTAGAGGGGACTCCGATGGATTTCCGCACTCCGCATACCGTAGGCGAACGTATCAATGACAAATTCCAACAACTGATTTTCGGTGCCGGCTACGACCATTGCTATGTACTGAACAAGATAGAAAACGGCTCACTCGACCTGGCTGCTACTTGCAAAGACCCGAAAAGCGGTCGTATCATGGAAGTGTATACTACCGAAGCCGGCGTGCAACTCTATACGGGCAACTGGCTGAACGGATTTGAAGGCGCACACGGAGCTACATTCCCAGCAAGAAGCGCTATCTGCTTTGAAGCGCAGTGTTTCCCGGATACTCCGAACAAACCGCATTTCCCATCGGCTACTTTGCTGCCGGGTGATGAATACCAACAGATCACTGTCTACAAGTTTACTGTGGAAGAATAA
- a CDS encoding type I phosphomannose isomerase catalytic subunit, with the protein MYPLKFEPILKQTLWGGDKIIPFKHLNSDLKGVGESWEISGVEDNESVVANGPDKGLTLADMVRKYREELVGEANYARFGNKFPLLIKFIDAKQDLSIQVHPTDELAKKRHNSMGKTEMWYVVDADKGAKLRSGFSEQITPKEYKERVLNNTITDVLQEYEIHPGDVFFLPAGRVHSIGAGSFIAEIQQTSDITYRIYDFNRKDANGKTRELHTDLAREAINYEVLDDYRTKYEPLKDEPVELVACTYFTTSLYDMTEEISCDYSELDSFVIFICMEGSCKMRDNEGNELTVSAGESILLPATTQDVTITPEGGNVKLLETYV; encoded by the coding sequence ATGTATCCATTAAAATTCGAACCTATTCTGAAGCAGACGCTTTGGGGGGGCGACAAAATTATTCCGTTCAAGCATTTGAACTCAGACTTGAAAGGAGTAGGAGAAAGCTGGGAGATTTCCGGCGTTGAGGACAATGAATCCGTAGTGGCTAATGGTCCGGATAAAGGTTTAACTTTGGCCGATATGGTAAGAAAGTATCGTGAGGAACTGGTTGGTGAAGCGAATTATGCCCGTTTCGGCAACAAATTTCCGCTGCTCATTAAGTTCATCGACGCCAAACAGGATTTGTCAATCCAGGTACACCCAACAGATGAATTGGCGAAGAAACGCCATAATTCGATGGGAAAAACCGAGATGTGGTATGTGGTAGATGCCGACAAAGGAGCTAAGTTGCGTTCAGGATTCTCTGAACAGATTACCCCGAAAGAATATAAAGAACGCGTGTTGAACAATACGATTACCGACGTATTGCAGGAATATGAGATCCATCCGGGTGATGTGTTCTTCCTTCCTGCCGGACGTGTACACAGCATCGGGGCAGGCTCTTTCATCGCCGAGATTCAGCAAACCTCTGATATAACTTATCGTATCTACGATTTCAACCGTAAAGATGCGAATGGTAAAACCCGCGAACTTCACACCGATTTAGCCCGTGAAGCCATCAACTACGAAGTGTTGGATGACTATCGCACTAAATACGAACCGCTGAAGGACGAACCGGTAGAACTGGTTGCCTGCACCTACTTCACGACTTCTCTGTATGACATGACTGAAGAAATCAGTTGCGACTATTCAGAACTCGATTCATTCGTGATCTTTATCTGTATGGAAGGATCCTGCAAGATGAGAGACAATGAAGGTAATGAACTGACTGTTAGTGCAGGAGAATCTATCTTGTTGCCTGCTACCACGCAAGATGTCACTATCACTCCCGAAGGAGGAAATGTGAAATTGCTGGAAACATACGTATAG
- a CDS encoding tyrosine-type DNA invertase cluster 3b — protein MRNKKGFSRCAEFYIGRLRKEGRHSTAHVYKNALFSFGKFCGTFNVSFRQITRESLRRYSQYLYECGLKPNTISTYMRMLRSIYNRGVEAGGAPYVPRLFHDVYTGVDVRQKKALPAVELHKLLYEDPKSERLRRTQAIAALMFQFCGMSFADLAHLEKSALNQNVLRYNRIKTKTPMSVEVLDTAKEMINQLRNRGDSHPDCPDYLFDILSGDRKRQDERGYREYQSALRRFNNRLKDLARALRLQSPVTSYTLRHSWATTAKYRGVPIEMISESLGHKSIKTTQIYLKGFGLKERTEVNKGNLSYVRNCCVGRDKSVKF, from the coding sequence ATGAGAAACAAAAAAGGATTTAGCCGGTGTGCGGAATTCTACATCGGCCGTTTACGAAAGGAGGGACGCCATTCTACGGCGCATGTCTACAAGAATGCTCTCTTTTCTTTCGGTAAGTTTTGTGGCACGTTCAATGTGTCGTTCAGACAAATCACCCGTGAGAGTTTACGGCGTTATAGTCAGTATCTTTACGAGTGTGGCTTGAAGCCCAACACGATTTCTACGTATATGCGTATGCTTCGTAGTATCTACAATCGGGGAGTGGAGGCGGGTGGCGCGCCTTATGTGCCACGATTATTTCATGATGTTTATACCGGGGTGGATGTTCGTCAGAAAAAGGCTTTGCCTGCTGTCGAATTGCATAAGCTTTTGTATGAAGATCCCAAGTCGGAGCGTTTACGCCGTACGCAGGCTATTGCTGCCCTGATGTTCCAGTTTTGTGGAATGTCATTTGCCGATTTAGCCCATCTGGAGAAGTCGGCCTTGAATCAGAATGTGTTGCGATACAATCGTATTAAAACCAAAACTCCGATGAGCGTGGAAGTACTTGATACTGCAAAGGAAATGATTAATCAGCTCCGTAACAGGGGAGATTCTCATCCCGATTGTCCGGATTATCTGTTTGACATTCTTAGCGGCGATCGGAAACGTCAGGATGAAAGAGGTTACCGGGAGTATCAGTCAGCTCTCCGCCGATTCAACAATCGTTTGAAAGATTTGGCAAGAGCCTTACGTCTGCAATCTCCTGTCACTTCCTACACGCTTCGCCATTCCTGGGCAACGACAGCGAAGTATCGGGGAGTACCAATTGAAATGATTAGTGAATCATTGGGCCATAAATCTATTAAAACCACACAAATCTATTTAAAAGGCTTTGGGCTTAAAGAACGTACGGAGGTAAATAAAGGGAATTTATCTTACGTTAGAAACTGCTGTGTAGGCAGGGATAAGAGTGTAAAGTTCTGA
- a CDS encoding UpxY family transcription antiterminator: MILTKPKSLSAGPSDGTGEGVAHSKRWYVALVRMHHEKKVAERLDKMGIENFVPVQQEIHQWSDRRKMVESVLLPMMVFVHVNPKERKEVLGFSTVSRYMVMRGESSPAVIPDEQMARFRFMLDYSEEAICMNSSPLARGEKVRVVKGPLTGLVGELVNVDGKSKIAVRLNMLGCACVNMPIGYVEAICEKN, from the coding sequence ATGATTTTAACAAAACCAAAATCACTTAGTGCTGGGCCTAGCGATGGGACAGGGGAAGGCGTAGCACACTCTAAACGCTGGTATGTTGCTCTGGTTCGAATGCACCACGAGAAGAAGGTAGCCGAACGTTTAGACAAAATGGGGATCGAGAATTTCGTTCCTGTCCAACAAGAAATTCATCAGTGGAGTGACCGTCGTAAGATGGTGGAGTCTGTCCTTCTTCCAATGATGGTGTTTGTTCACGTTAATCCGAAAGAACGCAAAGAAGTTCTGGGTTTTTCTACAGTCAGCCGTTATATGGTGATGCGAGGTGAGAGTTCTCCAGCGGTAATTCCAGATGAGCAGATGGCTCGTTTTCGTTTCATGCTCGACTATTCAGAGGAAGCTATTTGTATGAACAGCTCCCCTTTGGCACGTGGTGAGAAGGTTCGTGTTGTGAAAGGACCTCTGACCGGGCTGGTTGGTGAACTGGTCAATGTAGATGGTAAAAGCAAGATTGCCGTCCGGTTGAATATGCTGGGATGCGCTTGCGTTAATATGCCTATTGGTTATGTCGAGGCTATCTGCGAGAAAAACTAG
- a CDS encoding polysaccharide biosynthesis/export family protein, translated as MNMKFSCAFALIFSFFFFSACQSYKKVPYLQDAEILKQANTQVAPVQDARLIPGDEVSILVSTSDPVVSQPFNAQGSTFLLDDQGNINYPVLGKLPLNGLTSREAENLITERLKSYVKERPTVVVRMSGFKVSVLGEVASPGVYPVVNEQINVLEALAMAGDLTIYGVRDNVKLIREDKNGHKQFVTLNLNDADLLLSPYYQLQQNDILYVTPNKTKAQSADIGTSTTMWVSGFSILVSIASLLVNILR; from the coding sequence ATGAATATGAAGTTTTCTTGTGCTTTTGCACTGATATTCTCTTTCTTCTTCTTTTCGGCTTGTCAATCCTATAAGAAAGTACCTTATTTGCAGGATGCGGAGATTTTGAAACAGGCGAATACGCAAGTAGCCCCTGTTCAGGACGCCAGGTTGATACCGGGAGATGAGGTTTCCATTCTTGTTTCTACTTCCGATCCGGTTGTTTCGCAGCCATTCAATGCGCAAGGCAGTACCTTTCTGTTGGATGACCAGGGAAATATCAATTATCCGGTTTTGGGTAAACTTCCTTTAAACGGATTAACGAGCCGCGAAGCTGAAAACCTGATAACGGAGAGACTGAAATCTTACGTGAAAGAAAGACCTACGGTAGTAGTCCGTATGTCTGGCTTTAAAGTTTCGGTTTTGGGAGAAGTGGCGTCTCCGGGTGTTTATCCGGTGGTGAATGAGCAGATCAATGTACTCGAAGCCCTTGCCATGGCAGGAGATCTGACCATTTATGGTGTTCGTGATAATGTGAAACTAATCCGCGAAGACAAGAACGGGCATAAACAGTTTGTTACACTCAATCTGAACGACGCGGATTTGTTATTATCTCCTTACTATCAGTTGCAACAGAATGACATCCTGTATGTCACTCCCAATAAAACCAAAGCACAGAGCGCGGACATCGGCACAAGTACTACGATGTGGGTTTCGGGATTTTCTATCTTAGTGTCTATTGCCAGTCTGCTGGTCAATATACTTAGATGA
- a CDS encoding N-acetylmuramoyl-L-alanine amidase gives MRTITLIIIHCSATPEGKFLSAEACRQDHIQHRGFRDIGYHFYITRNGEICQGRPLEKVGAHCRNHNTHSIGICYEGGLDIAGRPQDTRTLAQRGSLLALLRELRKRFPKALIVGHHDLNPMKECPCFNCIKEYGEL, from the coding sequence ATGCGCACCATCACGCTGATTATCATTCATTGCAGTGCCACGCCGGAAGGAAAATTCCTTTCGGCAGAGGCTTGCCGACAAGATCATATCCAACACCGTGGATTCCGTGACATCGGTTACCATTTCTACATCACCCGCAATGGAGAAATTTGCCAAGGCCGTCCTCTGGAAAAGGTCGGGGCACACTGCCGTAACCATAACACCCATTCGATAGGTATTTGTTACGAAGGAGGGCTGGATATTGCCGGACGTCCCCAAGACACACGTACATTGGCGCAACGAGGTTCTTTGCTCGCTTTGCTCCGCGAATTGAGAAAAAGATTCCCCAAAGCATTGATTGTAGGCCATCATGATTTAAATCCGATGAAGGAATGTCCGTGTTTTAACTGTATCAAAGAATATGGAGAGTTGTAA
- a CDS encoding smalltalk protein, with protein sequence MSNSSSPRSVWSFIIKVIITVATAIGGLIGVQSCM encoded by the coding sequence ATGAGTAATTCATCTTCTCCCCGCTCCGTATGGAGCTTCATTATCAAAGTGATTATCACCGTTGCCACCGCTATCGGAGGCTTGATCGGAGTACAAAGTTGTATGTAG
- a CDS encoding DNA-binding protein: MIRYKIYQNQQQKGLNAGKWFARAVSDETFDLAKLAEHMSKHNSPYSGGVIKGVLSDMVDCIKELLLDGKCVKIDDLAIFGVGIRSKAAETLEDFSLEKNITGMRLKARATGNLSTTNLKLDSQLKQQAEYQKPTTPGGDSDSGNTPDPNPGGSGEAPDPAA, translated from the coding sequence ATGATTCGTTACAAAATTTATCAAAACCAACAGCAGAAAGGCCTGAATGCAGGCAAGTGGTTCGCCCGTGCGGTAAGCGACGAGACGTTTGATTTGGCCAAGCTTGCCGAACACATGTCGAAACACAATTCACCGTATTCCGGTGGTGTCATCAAAGGTGTACTTTCTGACATGGTAGACTGCATCAAAGAATTGCTGCTCGACGGCAAATGCGTGAAAATCGACGACCTTGCCATCTTTGGGGTAGGCATCCGAAGTAAGGCGGCTGAAACACTGGAAGATTTTTCGTTAGAGAAAAACATCACAGGTATGCGCCTGAAAGCTCGTGCCACCGGTAATTTGTCGACTACCAACCTGAAACTCGACAGTCAACTGAAGCAGCAAGCGGAGTATCAGAAACCAACTACCCCTGGTGGAGATTCCGATTCAGGCAATACTCCTGATCCGAATCCAGGCGGAAGCGGTGAAGCACCTGACCCGGCTGCCTAA
- a CDS encoding DUF4248 domain-containing protein, with translation MTEFKIRAYGRMELAQLYSPTLTDIAAYRKMKKWISLCPGLLQRLYDLGYESKRRSFTPLEVRVIVDALGEP, from the coding sequence ATGACCGAATTCAAAATACGTGCCTATGGGCGCATGGAACTGGCGCAACTTTATTCTCCGACACTTACCGACATTGCTGCTTATCGAAAAATGAAGAAATGGATCTCTTTATGTCCCGGACTTCTGCAACGTCTGTACGACTTAGGGTACGAATCAAAGCGTCGCTCATTCACACCGTTGGAGGTGAGAGTGATTGTGGACGCCTTGGGAGAACCTTGA
- a CDS encoding DUF3987 domain-containing protein, whose amino-acid sequence MTDIESLRRLTEAVETAGADIAPTYAEYVQLAFAIATDCGEAGREFFHRLCRVSAKYQREHAERIFSNTLTTQHGEVHLGTAFHLAEMAGVILCKEEVMNNRKNTKNTENTPSKVLTHAHVYNKVENDEPDESEELLNGSDPNQPLPTFPEADWPKILLLIMSYATSPTQRDVMLLGALTAIGASMERYVRCPYAGKLQSPCLQSFIVAPSASGKGILSLIRLLVEPIHDEIRQQVAEEVKAYKKEKAAYDVMGKERSKVEAPQMPKNRMFLISGNNTGTGILQNIMDANGTGLICETEADTISAAIGSEYGHWSDTLRKAFDHDRLSYNRRTDQEYREVKKSYLSVLLSGTPAQVKPLIPSTENGLFSRQLFYYMHGIWAWINQFESGEADLEAIFTDIGLEWKKQLDLMKTHGVHTLRLTDEQKQEFNTLFSDLFFRSGLANDNEMSSSIARLAVNTCRIMAEVAMIRALECDQPYQFKNSSIHLLTPDKEITTDNIKDGIITRWDVTITTEDFKAVLELVTPLYRHATHILSFLPSTEVKHRANADRDALFEAMGNQFTRAQLSEQATVMKIKPNTAFGWLNRLIKKGLFTNADDKGIYTRTHVCVC is encoded by the coding sequence ATGACTGATATTGAATCTTTACGCCGCCTCACTGAAGCGGTTGAAACTGCAGGAGCGGATATTGCTCCTACCTATGCTGAATATGTACAACTGGCATTCGCCATCGCAACAGATTGCGGCGAAGCGGGACGTGAGTTTTTTCATCGTTTGTGCCGGGTGTCCGCCAAGTATCAACGTGAACATGCCGAACGGATATTCTCCAATACTCTCACTACCCAACATGGAGAAGTGCACCTGGGCACGGCTTTCCATCTTGCTGAGATGGCAGGTGTAATCCTCTGCAAAGAAGAAGTTATGAACAACCGTAAAAATACAAAAAATACGGAAAATACACCGTCCAAAGTTCTCACACACGCACACGTATATAATAAGGTGGAGAATGACGAACCGGACGAATCCGAAGAACTGCTGAACGGCAGTGACCCGAACCAGCCATTGCCCACTTTCCCCGAAGCGGACTGGCCGAAAATCCTCTTGCTCATCATGAGCTATGCCACCAGCCCTACCCAGCGTGATGTCATGCTGCTCGGAGCATTGACTGCCATAGGTGCCAGCATGGAACGATATGTAAGATGTCCATACGCCGGCAAACTCCAGTCTCCTTGCCTGCAAAGTTTCATCGTGGCTCCTTCTGCCTCGGGCAAGGGAATTCTTTCGCTTATCCGTCTGCTCGTCGAACCTATCCATGACGAGATCCGCCAGCAAGTAGCGGAAGAGGTCAAGGCTTACAAAAAAGAGAAAGCCGCCTACGACGTCATGGGAAAAGAGCGTAGCAAAGTGGAAGCTCCCCAAATGCCCAAAAACAGAATGTTTCTCATCTCGGGCAATAACACCGGAACAGGTATTTTGCAAAATATCATGGATGCCAACGGCACGGGACTTATCTGCGAAACGGAAGCAGATACTATTTCTGCTGCCATCGGCTCGGAATACGGACACTGGAGCGACACGCTCCGCAAAGCGTTCGACCATGACCGTTTGTCGTACAACCGGCGTACCGACCAGGAATACCGGGAAGTAAAGAAAAGCTATCTGTCCGTCCTGCTTTCCGGTACGCCCGCACAAGTGAAACCACTTATTCCCTCGACAGAGAACGGCTTGTTCTCGCGCCAACTGTTTTATTACATGCATGGTATATGGGCATGGATCAATCAGTTTGAAAGTGGCGAAGCCGATCTGGAAGCTATCTTCACAGACATAGGCCTGGAATGGAAAAAGCAACTCGACCTGATGAAAACCCATGGAGTCCATACGCTCCGGCTCACCGATGAGCAAAAGCAAGAGTTCAACACTCTCTTTTCCGATTTGTTCTTCCGTTCGGGGCTTGCCAACGACAACGAAATGAGCAGTTCCATCGCCCGACTGGCTGTCAACACGTGCCGCATCATGGCGGAAGTAGCTATGATACGTGCACTGGAATGTGATCAACCTTACCAATTCAAGAATTCTTCTATCCATCTGCTTACTCCTGATAAGGAGATTACCACTGATAATATCAAAGACGGCATTATCACCCGTTGGGATGTAACGATCACCACTGAAGATTTTAAAGCGGTCCTGGAGCTTGTAACTCCGCTTTATCGTCATGCCACGCATATCTTGTCTTTTCTTCCTTCCACAGAAGTCAAACATAGAGCCAATGCCGACCGGGATGCACTTTTCGAAGCGATGGGCAACCAATTCACCCGTGCACAGTTGTCGGAGCAGGCTACAGTCATGAAAATCAAACCTAACACTGCTTTCGGCTGGTTGAACCGTCTGATAAAGAAAGGGTTGTTTACCAACGCAGACGATAAAGGCATTTATACGCGCACGCATGTGTGCGTGTGTTAG
- a CDS encoding BT4734/BF3469 family protein produces MTNDFRMSYFMPPIAPIKDEHGQLVTPPTLIPSCEVSVEQVFQMITCNENLKVLTEQVRNSADIRTAKASLLPYVTPCGTFSRRSSKCLIDPSLLTVVDIDYLTSYQEAVEMRKTLFNDPLLHPVLTFISPSGRGVKAFIPYNHLPMADNANCITEKMKLAMLYTVMIYGTGTPPPFGEKKKGVDFSGKDIVRSCFLCHDPGALFRTTNE; encoded by the coding sequence ATGACAAACGATTTTAGAATGTCTTATTTCATGCCTCCCATTGCGCCCATTAAAGACGAACACGGACAATTAGTTACTCCTCCTACGCTTATTCCCAGCTGCGAAGTCTCCGTAGAGCAAGTCTTTCAAATGATTACCTGCAACGAGAATCTCAAAGTTCTGACCGAACAAGTACGCAACTCCGCAGATATACGGACGGCAAAAGCATCACTATTACCATACGTGACTCCCTGTGGTACGTTCTCGCGTCGCAGCAGCAAATGCCTCATAGATCCTTCCCTCCTAACAGTAGTAGATATAGACTATCTCACCTCCTATCAGGAAGCAGTGGAGATGCGTAAAACGTTGTTCAATGACCCTCTTCTCCACCCTGTGCTCACGTTTATCAGTCCTAGCGGACGGGGCGTAAAAGCCTTTATACCCTACAATCATTTACCCATGGCCGATAACGCAAACTGTATCACGGAAAAAATGAAGTTAGCAATGCTATACACTGTAATGATCTATGGTACAGGAACACCTCCTCCTTTCGGAGAAAAGAAAAAAGGCGTGGACTTTTCCGGTAAAGACATTGTGAGATCCTGTTTCCTTTGCCATGATCCGGGTGCATTATTTAGAACCACCAACGAATAA